The Actinomycetota bacterium genome has a window encoding:
- a CDS encoding DUF501 domain-containing protein codes for MERIEFPGHPADARDTAVIAAQIGRRARGDVAVAVRCEFGLPAVVRTSPRLEDGSPFPTLFHLACPVAVRAIGRLEAAGTMGAYQLRLASDEQLRAAYGDAHRRYIARRDSIEVTANSVSAGGMPERVKCLHALYAHELADGNPIGAMAREEIEPLECPGPCVVDDEDGLPSRAPGHPGFAGKKRRR; via the coding sequence ATGGAGCGAATCGAGTTTCCCGGCCACCCTGCCGACGCGCGCGACACCGCTGTGATCGCCGCGCAGATCGGACGGCGCGCGCGAGGTGATGTCGCCGTCGCCGTGCGGTGCGAGTTCGGATTGCCGGCCGTCGTGCGGACATCGCCGCGGCTCGAAGACGGCTCGCCGTTTCCAACGTTGTTCCACCTCGCGTGCCCGGTCGCGGTGCGTGCGATCGGACGCCTGGAGGCCGCCGGAACTATGGGCGCCTACCAACTCCGGCTGGCATCGGACGAGCAATTGCGCGCCGCCTACGGGGACGCGCACCGCCGGTATATCGCGCGTCGGGATTCGATCGAAGTGACGGCGAATTCCGTGTCCGCCGGTGGGATGCCCGAGCGAGTGAAGTGTTTGCACGCGTTGTACGCGCACGAACTCGCCGATGGGAACCCGATCGGTGCGATGGCGCGCGAGGAGATCGAGCCGCTCGAGTGCCCGGGGCCGTGTGTGGTCGACGACGAGGACGGATTGCCGTCGCGCGCGCCTGGGCATCCCGGGTTCGCAGGCAAGAAGCGCCGCAGGTGA
- a CDS encoding Ppx/GppA phosphatase family protein encodes MATRFGVVDVGTNSVRVLVAEADSRDLRDVERDLLITRLGEGVDRERRLGDDPMRRTVAVIAEYVQRCRAAGATKIRVIATSAVRDAANREEFLTAVKDACGIRPDVLAGEEEARLGFAGATASIAAPEPYLVLDIGGGSTELVRGAAGAERFVSMDIGAVRLTERHIHSDPPTTADLALARADAEEHLARAIRVVGDEPVGTLVGLAGTITSAAAIHLGLEGYDRDAIHHARVPRAAVDGIRRRLSALTSQDRRRLPAMPRGREDVIVAGLVILESVMDRFGCGEVLVSESDILDGAALALARGLISPESPATR; translated from the coding sequence ATGGCAACGCGCTTTGGAGTCGTCGACGTCGGGACGAACTCGGTTCGCGTGCTCGTCGCCGAGGCGGACTCCCGCGACCTGCGCGACGTTGAGCGCGATCTCCTCATCACGCGTCTTGGGGAAGGCGTAGACCGGGAGCGCCGCCTGGGGGACGATCCGATGCGTCGTACGGTCGCGGTGATCGCGGAGTACGTCCAACGTTGCCGCGCAGCCGGCGCGACGAAGATACGTGTGATCGCAACCAGCGCCGTGCGCGATGCGGCGAACCGCGAGGAGTTCCTGACGGCGGTAAAGGACGCATGCGGGATTCGTCCGGACGTGCTGGCCGGGGAGGAAGAGGCGCGCCTTGGGTTCGCCGGCGCGACGGCGAGCATTGCCGCGCCCGAACCGTATCTGGTGCTCGACATCGGGGGCGGCTCGACGGAATTGGTGCGCGGTGCCGCCGGGGCGGAGCGGTTTGTGTCCATGGACATCGGCGCGGTTCGTCTCACCGAGCGCCACATTCACTCGGATCCGCCGACGACGGCCGATCTGGCGCTTGCGCGCGCCGACGCGGAGGAGCATTTGGCGCGCGCGATTCGCGTCGTCGGCGACGAGCCGGTTGGGACGCTCGTGGGGCTGGCGGGGACGATCACCAGCGCAGCGGCGATCCACTTGGGACTCGAAGGCTACGACCGCGACGCGATCCATCACGCGCGCGTGCCGCGCGCGGCCGTGGACGGCATTCGCCGACGACTCTCAGCTCTGACGTCCCAGGATCGCCGCCGTCTGCCGGCCATGCCTCGCGGTCGGGAAGACGTGATCGTCGCCGGCCTTGTGATCCTGGAGTCGGTCATGGATCGCTTCGGTTGCGGCGAGGTCTTGGTGAGCGAAAGCGACATTCTGGATGGAGCCGCGCTTGCGCTCGCACGCGGGCTGATTTCGCCCGAATCGCCCGCCACCCGATAG